One genomic region from Oncorhynchus gorbuscha isolate QuinsamMale2020 ecotype Even-year linkage group LG13, OgorEven_v1.0, whole genome shotgun sequence encodes:
- the LOC123993320 gene encoding diacylglycerol kinase theta-like isoform X5, with protein sequence MFPGDERHDSDTMADGAGAKNDNSIMESPPVSPLSGREKPPESPGSRSRYQVSAPGHRFRKVTLTKPTFCHNCSDFIWGLNGFVCEVCNFMCHEKCLKMVRTVCSCMAPTQVRVPVAHCFGPAGQKKRFCCVCRKHLEGTTAVRCEVCELHAHYDCATFSCGDCRLCHQDGSQDFAKDTFPHHWREGNIPSGARCEVCRRTCSSSDVLAGMRCQWCGITTHAACYLIVPPECGLGRLRNMLLHPACVRICSRNFSKMHCYRISESYQNELDNLEDADRPTKESQLATTPDSGKQVLKVFDGDDAVKRSHFRLVSIPRITKNVEVVESALRAFYIPDDPLEYELQDNGQQALVDDDVLNHNGTPDKAIFKENVPEAWLLRAKPQETEVLRIYAGWLKVIVAYISISKNSTVDSAIKEVLTQLGKQNEDPSSFNLVEVYMGSKQVQRRVLTGHELLLDKLQEIRKISLRQMNQTRFYIVESRNRIVQVNLLLEGLPVQLSKEEYADLLQEHLAIKSHLVTITHVYGNQGAVVLQISCFSEAERIYMLAKDTSVSNQQLTSLVLPEIMHNKLPKGDSPLLVFVNPKSGELKGRELLYGFRKLLNPHQVFDMTNGGPLSGLHTFRAVPRFRVLVCGGDGTVGWVLGVLEAIRHKLVCPEPPVGIVPLGTGNDLARILRWGVGYSGEDPHHILVSVDEAEEVQIDRWTILLDAQEITDDGKENGFLEPPKIVQMNNYFGLGIDAEVSLDFHHARQEEPGKFNSRFHNKGVYLKAGLQKLSHTRNLHKDLKLQVDKQDIELPSIEGLIFLNIPRARCRAACALGSVLPRATTCVSQRPSPSLCRWMESPGSRPPDISSYLQQAQRCGC encoded by the exons ATGTTTCCAGGTGACGAGCGACACGACTCAG ATACGATGGCAGACGGCGCTGGAGCTAAGAATGATAATTCCATAATGGAAAGTCCACCCGTTAGCCCCTTGTCCGGGAGGGAAAAGCCTCCAGAGTCCCCTGGCTCTCGCTCAAGGTACCAGGTCAGCGCACCCGGACACCGTTTTAGGAAAGTGACTCTCACCAAGCCAACGTTCTGCCACAACTGCAGTGATTTCATATGGGGTCTTAACGGATTCGTTTGTGAAG TGTGTAACTTTATGTGCCATGAAAAGTGCCTGAAGATGGTGAGGACTGTGTGTTCATGCATGGCCCCAACACAGGTGCGG GTCCCTGTCGCCCATTGCTTTGGTCCAGCAGGGCAGAAAAAGAGATTCTGCTGTGTGTGTCGAAAGCATCTGGAGGGAACCACTGCCGTTCGTTGTGAAG TTTGTGAGCTGCATGCCCACTATGACTGTGCTACGTTCAGTTGTGGCGACTGCCGTCTCTGTCACCAGGATGGGAGTCAGGATTTT GCCAAGGATACGTTCCCCCACCACTGGCGGGAGGGGAATATTCCTTCAGGTGCACGCTGTGAGGTCTGCCGGCGCACCTGTAGCTCCTCAGACGTCCTGGCGGGGATGCGGTGTCAGTGGTGTGGTATTACG ACACACGCTGCCTGTTATCTCATTGTGCCGCCAGAGTGCGGTCTGGGACGGCTACGCAACATGCTTCTTCACCCTGCTTGTGTGAGAATATGCTCGAGGAACTTTAGCAAGATGCACTGCTACCGCATCTCTGAGAGCTACCAGAATGAGCTGG ATAACTTGGAAGATGCTGATAGACCTACAAAGGAGAGCCAGCTGGCAACCACACCAGATTCCG GGAAGCAGGTTCTCAAGGTGTTTGATGGGGATGATGCAGTCAAGCGTAGCCACTTCCGTTTGGTCTCCATTCCTCGGATAACCAAGAATGTGGAAGTAGTG GAGTCAGCGTTGAGGGCCTTTTACATCCCAGATGACCCCCTGGAATATGAGCTCCAAGACAACGGCCAGCAGGCTCTAGTCGATGACGACGTCCTCAACCATAACGGCACCCCCGATAAGGCAATCTTTAAGGAGAATGTGCCCGAGGCATGGCTCCTAAGGGCCAAACCTCAGGAAACCGAGGTCCTCAGGATCTATGCCGGCTGGCTCAA GGTTATTGTGGCGTACATATCCATCTCCAAGAACAGCACTGTGGATTCTGCCATTAAGGAGGTCCTCACTCAACTGGGAAAACAG AATGAAGACCCATCAAGCTTCAATCTTGTGGAGGTTTACATGGGCAGTAAGCAAG TTCAGAGACGAGTGCTGACAGGCCATGAGCTGCTGCTGGACAAACTGCAGGAGATAAGGAAG ATCTCCCTGAGGCAGATGAACCAGACCCGTTTCTACATCGTGGAGAGCAGGAACAGGATTGTGCAGGTCAACCTGCTTCTAGAGGGACTGCCTGTACAGCTGAGCAAGGAGGAATATGCAGACCTGCTACAGGAGCACTTAGCTATCAAGA GTCACTTGGTCACCATCACACATGTTTACGGGAACCAAG GTGCAGTGGTGTTGCAGATATCGTGtttctctgaggctgagaggatcTACATGTTAGCCAAAGACACATCTGTCAGCAACCAGCAGCTCACCTCTCTTGTCCTACCAGAGATCATG CACAACAAGTTACCCAAAGGTGACTCGCCCCTACTGGTGTTTGTCAACCCTAAGAGCGGTGAGCTGAAGGGCAGAGAGCTCCTTTATGGTTTCCGGAAGCTTCTGAACCCCCACCAAGTGTTTGACATGACCAATGGGGGACCATTGTCTGG ACTCCACACGTTTAGGGCGGTGCCCCGCTTCCGGGTGCTGGTGTGTgggggagatgggacagtgggCTGGGTCCTGGGAGTCTTGGAGGCCATCAGACACAAGCTGGTCTGTCCCGAGCCCCCCGTCGGCATCGTCCCACTCGGCACAG GTAACGACCTGGCGCGGATCCTGCGCTGGGGGGTGGGCTACAGCGGAGAGGACCCCCACCACATCCTGGTATCTGTGGACGAGGCGGAGGAGGTGCAGATAGACCGTTGGACTATTCTGCTGGATGCACAGGAGATCACAGATGACGGCAAGGAGAACGGCTTCCTGGAACCACCAAAG ATAGTGCAGATGAACAACTATTTTGGGCTGGGCATCGATGCTGAAGTCAGTCTGGACTTCCACCATGCCCGTCAAGAGGAACCAGGGAAGTTCAACAGCAG ATTTCACAACAAAGGTGTGTACCTGAAGGCGGGTCTGCAGAAGCTGAGTCACACACGGAACCTTCACAAGGACCTCAAACTACAGgtggacaagcaagacatagaaCTGCCCAGCATAGAAGGCCTCATCTTCCTAAACATCCCCAG gGCCAGGTGCAGAGCGGCATGCGCTCTGGGATCCGTCTTGCCCAGGGCAACTACGTGCGTATCACAGCGACCAAGCCCATCCCTGTGCAGGTGGATGGAGAGCCCTGGATCCAGGCCCCCGGACATATCATCATATCTGCAGCAGGCCCAAAG GTGCGGATGTTGA